Proteins from a single region of Allocatelliglobosispora scoriae:
- a CDS encoding 4'-phosphopantetheinyl transferase family protein, with the protein MTVWLSDGGSRRGQGRNLLVEAAAAQLGCPAGAITLDREDGGRPVLGGAATGLHVALAHTREGAAAVACSLAGPVGVDVEHLRELPVAGLAARWFAPAECHWLAQQPPEDRSAAFLLLWTQKEAVGKALGTGLRGSGLRREVPRLAADADEPRPRPVPGHAPLLVTAWSHRPGLILAVAGHAEAVVVRDLAG; encoded by the coding sequence GTGACGGTATGGCTCAGCGACGGCGGAAGCCGACGCGGACAGGGGCGGAATCTGCTGGTCGAGGCCGCTGCGGCGCAGCTCGGCTGCCCGGCGGGGGCGATCACGCTCGACCGTGAGGACGGTGGCCGGCCGGTGCTCGGCGGGGCCGCGACGGGCCTGCACGTCGCACTGGCGCACACCCGCGAGGGCGCGGCCGCCGTCGCGTGCAGCCTCGCCGGGCCGGTCGGCGTCGATGTCGAGCACCTGCGCGAGCTGCCCGTCGCCGGTCTCGCCGCCCGCTGGTTCGCGCCGGCGGAGTGCCACTGGCTGGCACAGCAGCCGCCCGAGGACCGGTCGGCCGCCTTCCTGCTGCTCTGGACCCAGAAGGAGGCGGTCGGCAAGGCCCTCGGCACCGGCCTGCGGGGCAGCGGGCTGCGCCGCGAGGTGCCGCGGCTCGCGGCCGACGCCGACGAGCCGCGCCCGCGCCCCGTGCCGGGGCACGCGCCGCTGCTCGTCACGGCCTGGTCGCACCGGCCGGGTCTGATCCTCGCGGTGGCCGGGCACGCCGAAGCCGTGGTCGTTCGTGATCTTGCTGGCTGA
- a CDS encoding alpha/beta hydrolase, translated as MTDCPVEGPVPMHPQVKALRERRERDRVAQLYTLTIEEARAADLASIQAAAGDEEPVAEVTDRDIPGPGGPLPIRIYRPRAGTLPVLVYLFGGGWTLGTVDTSDAVCRRLANATGAMVVAVGYRLAPEHKFPAPVHDCFAALQWVEANAFALDADTERIAIGGDSAGGNLAAAVTLLARDAGGPALVGQVLVYPTTDYHSQTESRRESQDPFLFNATSVDWYWNHYLADPADGSDPLASPLQAADLSGLPAALVITAEYDPLRDEGEAYARRLAEAGVPVELSRYDGMIHGFFCMAGDLDGGRDAQAQAADFLRIRFA; from the coding sequence ATGACCGATTGCCCCGTGGAGGGTCCCGTGCCGATGCACCCGCAGGTCAAGGCGCTACGCGAGCGCCGCGAACGCGACCGGGTAGCGCAGCTCTACACCCTGACGATCGAGGAGGCGCGCGCTGCGGACCTCGCCTCGATCCAGGCCGCCGCAGGCGACGAGGAACCCGTCGCCGAGGTGACCGATCGCGACATTCCCGGCCCGGGTGGTCCGCTGCCTATCCGTATATATCGACCGCGAGCGGGCACACTTCCCGTACTCGTCTATCTATTCGGTGGCGGCTGGACCTTGGGCACAGTGGACACATCGGACGCCGTATGCCGAAGGCTCGCCAATGCGACCGGTGCAATGGTCGTCGCGGTCGGCTATCGGCTCGCACCGGAGCACAAATTCCCGGCGCCGGTGCACGACTGCTTCGCCGCGCTCCAGTGGGTCGAGGCGAACGCGTTCGCGCTCGACGCCGACACCGAGCGCATCGCGATCGGCGGCGACAGTGCGGGCGGCAACCTCGCGGCCGCGGTCACGCTGCTCGCCCGCGACGCGGGTGGTCCCGCGCTCGTCGGCCAGGTCCTCGTCTACCCGACCACCGACTACCACTCGCAGACCGAGTCGCGGCGGGAGAGCCAGGATCCGTTCCTCTTCAACGCCACCTCGGTCGACTGGTACTGGAACCACTACCTCGCCGACCCCGCCGACGGCAGCGACCCGCTCGCGTCACCGCTGCAGGCGGCGGACCTCAGCGGCCTCCCTGCGGCTCTGGTGATCACCGCCGAGTACGACCCGCTGCGCGACGAGGGCGAGGCATACGCCCGGCGCCTCGCGGAGGCGGGTGTGCCGGTCGAGCTGAGCCGCTACGACGGCATGATCCACGGCTTCTTCTGCATGGCCGGCGACCTCGACGGCGGCCGCGACGCCCAGGCGCAGGCCGCCGACTTCCTCCGCATCCGCTTCGCCTAG
- a CDS encoding beta-ketoacyl-[acyl-carrier-protein] synthase family protein codes for MHSPEPVLLTGQTATSAFGHGADALFAGVLAGQPAFAPVTRFDVAGRRVGVGALLPGSPVLFDELAAAVGAACEQAGLSSAERAAAPLLLAAHGDPDASRTADRPAHRTGAFAAALADTCGLGTITRAYTSACVAASTAVADAASMISRGTADRVVVAAGYLVEPDQFAVFDAGRALAVDGAVRPFSTGRKGVLLGDGVAAVVLESASAAAARGAVPLARISGWARAGDAFHVCQPHPEGLGLARAITAALSRAGITPDELGYVNAHGSGSAQSDAAETRALHSALGGEIPPVSSTKSMHGQPLEASPLLELVICAMALASGRLPVNAGYLGADPLCDLPLVLDGPRHAAPRHILSTNVAFGGANTALVVSAA; via the coding sequence ATGCACTCACCTGAGCCGGTCCTCCTCACCGGCCAGACGGCGACCAGCGCGTTCGGCCACGGTGCCGATGCGCTGTTCGCCGGGGTGCTGGCCGGGCAACCGGCGTTCGCACCCGTCACCCGCTTCGACGTCGCCGGTCGCCGGGTCGGCGTCGGCGCGCTCCTGCCTGGCTCACCCGTGCTCTTCGACGAGCTCGCCGCGGCCGTCGGTGCGGCGTGCGAGCAGGCGGGGCTCAGCTCCGCCGAGCGGGCGGCGGCTCCGCTGCTGCTCGCCGCCCACGGCGACCCGGACGCGTCCCGCACCGCCGACCGCCCGGCCCACCGGACGGGCGCCTTCGCGGCGGCGCTCGCCGACACGTGCGGCCTGGGAACGATTACCAGGGCATATACCAGCGCCTGCGTCGCCGCGAGCACGGCGGTCGCCGACGCCGCCTCGATGATCTCCCGAGGCACGGCCGACCGGGTCGTCGTCGCCGCCGGATACCTCGTCGAGCCCGACCAGTTCGCGGTCTTCGACGCCGGGCGGGCGCTCGCCGTCGACGGCGCGGTCCGCCCCTTCAGCACCGGGCGCAAGGGTGTGCTGCTCGGCGACGGTGTCGCCGCCGTCGTCCTCGAGTCCGCCTCGGCCGCCGCCGCCCGCGGCGCCGTCCCGCTCGCCCGGATCTCCGGCTGGGCCCGGGCCGGCGACGCCTTCCACGTCTGCCAGCCCCACCCCGAGGGCCTCGGGCTCGCCCGCGCGATCACCGCGGCGCTGAGCCGGGCCGGGATCACCCCCGATGAGCTCGGCTATGTCAACGCGCACGGCTCCGGGTCGGCGCAGAGCGACGCCGCCGAGACCCGGGCCCTGCACAGCGCGCTCGGCGGCGAGATCCCCCCGGTGAGCTCCACCAAGTCGATGCACGGCCAGCCGCTGGAGGCGTCGCCGCTGCTCGAACTCGTCATCTGCGCGATGGCCCTGGCGAGCGGGCGGCTGCCCGTCAACGCCGGTTACCTCGGCGCCGATCCCCTGTGCGACCTGCCGCTCGTCCTCGACGGGCCCCGGCACGCGGCGCCGCGCCACATCCTCAGCACCAACGTCGCCTTCGGCGGCGCCAACACCGCCCTGGTGGTGAGCGCGGCATGA
- a CDS encoding aminotransferase-like domain-containing protein, with protein sequence MVELRKESLHASIADPVAASMNFLNEIAGRYPDAISLAAGRPYEGFFEVDDVNRHLSTYVKHLEQQGATPTQVRRTLMQYGRTNGIIHDLIAKLLATDEGIAVPAASIAVTAGCQEAMIIVLRGLCAGPDDVLLAASPCYVGITGAARVLGIEVVGVEEGPDGLEPQAVAEVAARCRARGKTPRALYLVPDFANPSGLCLDLAARHGLLAVAESEDLLILEDDPYGLFGVDDRPRPRLKSLDTGQRVIYLGSFAKSCFPGARVGFLVADQRVVDADGRVTLLAEELSTIKSMVTVNTSPISQAVIGGMLVESGFSLRAANTERIAFYRDNMRALISALEEHLPGGSWNTPAGGFFLVVDSPIPADVSLLEASANEYGVLWTPMSFFYGDGGGTHQIRLASSYLPPDEIREGVRRLASLLRDRS encoded by the coding sequence ATGGTTGAACTGCGCAAGGAGTCCCTGCACGCCTCGATCGCCGACCCGGTCGCCGCGTCGATGAACTTCCTCAACGAGATCGCCGGGCGCTACCCCGACGCCATCTCGCTCGCCGCCGGGCGGCCCTACGAGGGGTTCTTCGAGGTCGACGACGTCAACCGGCACCTGTCGACCTATGTCAAACACCTGGAGCAGCAGGGCGCCACGCCGACGCAGGTCCGCCGCACGCTGATGCAGTACGGCCGCACCAACGGCATCATCCACGACCTCATCGCGAAGCTGCTCGCCACCGATGAGGGCATCGCCGTACCCGCCGCCTCGATCGCGGTCACCGCCGGATGCCAGGAAGCGATGATCATCGTCCTGCGTGGACTCTGCGCGGGCCCCGACGACGTGCTGCTCGCCGCCTCGCCGTGCTACGTCGGGATCACCGGCGCCGCCCGGGTGCTCGGCATCGAGGTGGTCGGTGTCGAGGAGGGTCCCGACGGGCTCGAACCGCAGGCGGTCGCCGAGGTCGCGGCCCGGTGCCGGGCCCGGGGCAAGACCCCGAGGGCGCTCTACCTCGTGCCCGACTTCGCCAACCCGTCCGGGCTCTGCCTCGACCTCGCCGCGCGGCACGGGCTGCTCGCCGTCGCCGAGTCCGAGGACCTGCTGATCCTGGAGGACGATCCCTACGGACTCTTCGGCGTCGACGACCGGCCCCGGCCCCGGCTCAAGTCGCTCGACACCGGGCAGCGGGTGATCTACCTGGGTTCGTTCGCCAAGTCGTGCTTCCCGGGTGCCCGGGTCGGCTTCCTCGTCGCCGACCAGCGCGTCGTCGACGCCGACGGACGGGTCACGCTGCTCGCCGAGGAGCTCTCCACGATCAAGAGCATGGTCACGGTGAACACCTCGCCGATCTCGCAGGCGGTGATCGGCGGGATGCTCGTGGAGTCGGGCTTCAGCCTGCGCGCGGCGAACACCGAGCGGATCGCGTTCTACCGCGACAACATGCGCGCGCTCATCTCGGCGTTGGAGGAGCACCTGCCGGGCGGGAGCTGGAACACCCCGGCGGGCGGGTTCTTCCTGGTGGTCGACTCGCCGATCCCGGCCGATGTGTCGTTGCTGGAGGCGTCGGCGAACGAATACGGCGTGCTGTGGACGCCGATGAGCTTCTTCTACGGCGACGGCGGTGGGACGCACCAGATCCGGCTCGCGAGCAGCTACCTGCCGCCCGACGAGATCCGCGAGGGAGTCCGCCGCCTGGCGAGCCTCCTCCGCGACCGCTCCTGA
- a CDS encoding alpha-hydroxy acid oxidase translates to MVCADDYRSRARGLLPAPLWDFIEGGSGDELTVDANRLAFDRISLRPRVLVDVSERSTATSVFGAALASPIGIAPTAYQRMLHPEGEVATARGAGQAGGLFVVSIFASRTLEEIAAAATGPLWLQLYWLRQRSALSRLVARAETAGYQALVLTVDAPVIGKRLRDLRNGFAIDAGVRAVNLDDALTEGKHISTPGTSAIATHAAATFDTSITWADLSWLRSTTALPLVLKGILTAEDAELAVAHGVDGIIVSNHGGRQLDGAIPAMRALPEVVAAVAGRVPVLLDGGVRRGRDILIALASGADAVLIGRPALWALTVDGSDGVAHLLSMLTEELSHTMALTGRPKLADLDPTVLA, encoded by the coding sequence ATAGTCTGCGCGGATGACTACCGCAGCCGGGCCCGCGGGCTGCTCCCCGCTCCACTGTGGGACTTCATCGAGGGCGGCAGCGGCGACGAGCTGACGGTCGACGCCAATCGGCTCGCCTTCGACCGGATCTCGCTGCGGCCCCGGGTGCTCGTCGACGTCTCCGAGAGAAGCACCGCCACCAGCGTCTTCGGCGCCGCGCTGGCGAGCCCGATCGGGATCGCGCCCACGGCGTACCAGCGGATGCTTCATCCTGAGGGCGAGGTCGCGACCGCGCGCGGTGCCGGGCAGGCCGGTGGGCTCTTCGTGGTCAGCATCTTCGCCAGCCGCACGCTGGAGGAGATCGCGGCCGCGGCCACCGGGCCGCTCTGGCTGCAGCTCTACTGGCTGCGGCAGCGCTCGGCGCTGAGCCGGCTCGTCGCTCGCGCGGAGACCGCCGGCTACCAGGCGCTCGTGCTCACCGTGGACGCACCGGTGATCGGCAAGCGCCTGCGCGACCTGCGCAACGGCTTCGCCATCGACGCGGGGGTGCGCGCGGTCAACCTCGACGACGCGCTCACCGAGGGCAAGCACATCAGCACCCCCGGCACCTCCGCGATCGCCACCCACGCCGCCGCCACCTTCGACACCTCGATCACCTGGGCCGATCTGTCGTGGCTGCGCAGCACCACCGCGCTCCCGCTGGTGCTCAAGGGGATCCTCACCGCCGAGGACGCGGAGCTCGCCGTCGCGCACGGCGTCGACGGCATCATCGTCTCCAACCACGGCGGCCGCCAGCTCGACGGGGCCATTCCCGCGATGCGCGCGCTGCCCGAGGTGGTCGCGGCCGTTGCGGGCCGCGTCCCGGTCCTGCTCGACGGGGGTGTACGCCGTGGGCGCGACATCCTCATCGCGCTCGCCTCCGGTGCCGACGCGGTGCTGATCGGCCGCCCCGCACTCTGGGCGCTGACCGTCGACGGCTCCGACGGCGTGGCACACCTGCTGTCGATGCTGACCGAGGAGCTCTCGCACACGATGGCACTCACCGGCCGGCCGAAGCTCGCCGATCTCGACCCGACCGTCCTGGCATAG
- a CDS encoding beta-ketoacyl synthase chain length factor, with product MTEMTDLRQIPRRRQAAFPASVQLTVVAQAEASGADAPALAGFIASSFSPLVAEAAARCLTAAGRSPLVHGNTPAGTPPSTVSDAEDGARRKDGAAARRTGIVILSASGDVATNVSIAQGVDSGARLGPLLFFQAVPNAVAGHVAARWGLTGPVVCLSPAGDALAEGYAVAELLILDDDADEVLVIVAEQSDLDGDRDHALAQLVCDKGVQP from the coding sequence ATGACCGAGATGACCGACCTCCGGCAGATCCCCCGCCGGCGCCAGGCTGCTTTTCCGGCGTCCGTGCAGCTCACGGTGGTCGCGCAGGCCGAGGCGAGCGGTGCCGACGCACCCGCGCTCGCGGGTTTCATCGCCTCCAGCTTCAGCCCGCTCGTCGCGGAGGCGGCCGCGCGGTGCCTCACGGCCGCGGGCCGGTCGCCCCTGGTTCACGGCAACACCCCGGCGGGTACGCCACCCAGCACCGTCAGCGACGCCGAGGACGGCGCGCGGCGTAAAGACGGGGCCGCTGCGCGGCGTACCGGGATAGTGATCCTTTCCGCTTCCGGTGACGTCGCGACGAACGTGAGCATCGCGCAGGGTGTCGATTCTGGAGCGCGGCTGGGACCGCTGCTCTTCTTCCAGGCAGTGCCCAACGCCGTCGCCGGCCATGTCGCCGCACGCTGGGGCCTGACCGGGCCGGTTGTCTGCCTCAGTCCCGCGGGCGACGCGCTCGCCGAGGGTTACGCCGTGGCCGAGCTGCTCATTCTCGACGATGACGCCGATGAGGTGCTGGTCATCGTGGCCGAACAATCCGATCTCGATGGCGACCGCGATCATGCGCTCGCCCAGCTCGTATGCGACAAGGGAGTGCAGCCGTGA
- a CDS encoding penicillin acylase family protein, translated as MTRHLLRAVPAIVLVAATLVLAPVPASAASAYQATNDYCLGQCNDILPPGENGNATLAEILASQAFGTKPRHSSDQLANYANLLNSYTGLSTDQIGQFFNDAGFGVAAAQVESTEQPRSDVTIVRDKATGSPHITGTTRGGTMFGAGYAGAQDRLFLMDLLRHVGRGTLTGFAGGAPGNQALEQSVWRNSPYTEADLQAQVTALAAKGSRGAQLYADITQYIAGINAYIGHCMGSSPINCPGEYVLTGHLDAITGAGGPVPFTVTDVVAISGVVGGLFGGGGGGEMLSALVRVEAQAKYGTTVGDQVWRAFREQNDPESVLTLHNGQSFPYGQAPGGATGVILPDRGTTTTVPVVANRTGSAVASQQSLAPATRQRGMSNAIVVSGALTTTGNPIAVFGPQTAYFSPQLLMLQELQGPGISARGAAFAGVNLYVQLGRGTDYAWSATSAGQDITDTYSVPLCVPGGGTPTINSTGYLFRGACVAMDVLQQHNAWTPTLADDTPAGSYDLITYRTKLGLVSHRGLVGGVPTAFTSLRSTYRHEADSAIGFQMFNDPAEMGNAAGFMNSADNIGYAFNWFYVNNTQAAYFNSGLNPVRKATADPNLPMQGDVAHEWAGWNPDDNTAAYTPAAAHPQSVNQDFYVSWNNKQSADYSAADGNFSFGPVHRADLLDIGIRAATAGGTKVDRAAVVKVMENAANTDLRVTKNLGALLQVINSQPVTDPGQQAAVAGLQAWLASGGHRIETAPGSHAYRDATAIATFDAWWPLLISGTFKPALGDALYTSLTQAMAINESPSGGQQGPGGGGGGSINEAQGHKGSAFQHGWWGYLSKDIRSVLGQPVAAPLAQTYCGGGNLAACRTTLLTTLSQAVATPAATTYPGDDHCAAGDQWCADTVIHSALGGIEMDPISWQNRPTYQQVAQFPAHRGDSLVNLANGKTATASSTQFLTSNTPPKAVDANSSTRWSSSYSDNQWIKVDLGSAQTVGRVILHWESAFGRAYRIEVSTDNATWTTVWSTANGDGGTDVDAFAPVSARYVRMTGVTRGTSYGYSLYEFDIFGR; from the coding sequence ATGACCAGACACCTGCTCAGGGCAGTTCCGGCGATCGTTCTCGTCGCCGCCACCCTGGTGCTGGCCCCCGTCCCGGCCAGCGCCGCCAGTGCCTATCAGGCAACCAACGACTACTGCCTCGGACAGTGCAACGACATCCTGCCGCCCGGGGAGAACGGCAACGCCACCCTCGCCGAGATCCTCGCGTCGCAGGCGTTCGGCACGAAGCCCCGCCACTCCAGCGACCAGCTCGCCAACTACGCCAACCTGCTCAACTCCTACACCGGGCTGAGCACCGACCAGATCGGCCAGTTCTTCAACGACGCCGGGTTCGGCGTGGCGGCGGCGCAGGTCGAGAGCACCGAGCAGCCCCGCTCGGACGTGACGATCGTGCGCGACAAGGCGACCGGCTCACCGCACATCACCGGCACCACCCGCGGCGGCACGATGTTCGGCGCCGGTTACGCCGGAGCACAGGACCGGCTCTTCCTGATGGACCTGCTCCGCCACGTCGGCCGGGGCACGCTCACCGGGTTCGCCGGTGGTGCCCCGGGCAACCAGGCGCTGGAGCAGAGCGTGTGGCGCAACTCGCCCTACACCGAGGCGGACCTCCAGGCGCAGGTCACCGCGCTCGCCGCCAAGGGCTCCCGGGGTGCGCAGCTCTACGCGGACATCACGCAGTACATCGCCGGGATCAACGCCTACATCGGGCACTGCATGGGGTCGAGCCCGATCAACTGCCCCGGTGAGTACGTGTTGACCGGCCACCTCGACGCGATCACCGGCGCGGGCGGCCCGGTGCCGTTCACCGTGACCGACGTGGTCGCGATCTCCGGTGTCGTCGGCGGCCTCTTCGGCGGCGGCGGCGGTGGCGAGATGCTCTCCGCGCTCGTCCGCGTCGAGGCGCAGGCGAAATACGGCACCACCGTCGGCGACCAGGTCTGGCGCGCCTTCCGCGAGCAGAACGACCCGGAGAGCGTGCTCACCCTGCACAACGGGCAGAGCTTCCCCTATGGCCAGGCACCGGGCGGAGCGACCGGCGTGATCCTGCCCGACCGGGGCACGACGACGACCGTCCCCGTCGTCGCCAACCGCACCGGCTCGGCCGTCGCGTCGCAGCAGAGCCTCGCCCCGGCGACGCGGCAGCGCGGCATGTCCAACGCGATCGTCGTCTCCGGCGCGCTCACCACCACCGGCAACCCGATCGCGGTCTTCGGCCCGCAGACGGCGTACTTCTCGCCACAGCTGCTGATGCTGCAGGAGCTGCAGGGGCCCGGGATCAGCGCCCGGGGCGCCGCCTTCGCCGGGGTCAACCTCTATGTCCAGCTCGGGCGCGGCACCGACTACGCGTGGAGCGCCACCTCGGCGGGGCAGGACATCACCGACACCTACTCCGTCCCGCTCTGCGTGCCCGGCGGCGGTACGCCCACGATCAACTCCACCGGCTACCTCTTCCGGGGCGCCTGCGTGGCGATGGACGTGCTCCAGCAGCACAACGCGTGGACGCCGACGCTCGCCGACGACACCCCGGCCGGCTCCTACGACCTGATCACCTACCGGACCAAGCTGGGCCTCGTCTCGCACCGGGGACTCGTGGGCGGCGTACCGACGGCTTTCACGTCGCTGCGCTCCACCTACCGGCACGAGGCCGACTCGGCGATCGGGTTCCAGATGTTCAACGATCCCGCCGAGATGGGCAACGCGGCGGGCTTCATGAACTCCGCCGACAACATCGGCTACGCCTTCAACTGGTTCTACGTCAACAACACGCAGGCGGCGTACTTCAACTCGGGTCTCAACCCGGTGCGCAAGGCGACCGCCGACCCCAACCTGCCGATGCAGGGCGACGTCGCGCACGAGTGGGCCGGCTGGAACCCGGACGACAACACCGCGGCCTACACCCCGGCCGCGGCTCATCCGCAATCGGTCAACCAGGACTTCTACGTCAGCTGGAACAACAAGCAGTCCGCCGATTACAGCGCGGCGGACGGCAACTTCAGCTTCGGTCCGGTGCACCGGGCGGACCTGCTCGACATCGGCATCCGGGCGGCGACGGCGGGCGGCACCAAGGTGGACCGCGCCGCCGTGGTAAAGGTGATGGAGAACGCGGCCAACACCGATCTGCGGGTGACGAAGAACCTCGGCGCCCTGCTACAGGTGATCAACAGCCAGCCGGTGACGGACCCGGGCCAGCAGGCGGCGGTCGCCGGACTGCAGGCCTGGCTCGCCTCCGGCGGGCACCGGATCGAGACGGCACCGGGCAGCCACGCCTACCGCGACGCCACCGCGATCGCGACCTTCGACGCGTGGTGGCCGCTGCTCATCTCCGGCACGTTCAAGCCCGCGCTCGGTGACGCGCTCTACACCTCGCTGACGCAGGCGATGGCGATCAACGAGTCGCCCTCGGGCGGTCAGCAGGGCCCGGGCGGCGGCGGCGGGGGTTCGATCAACGAGGCGCAGGGCCACAAGGGCTCGGCGTTCCAGCACGGCTGGTGGGGTTATCTCAGCAAGGACATCCGGTCGGTGCTCGGCCAGCCGGTCGCGGCACCGCTGGCGCAGACCTACTGCGGCGGCGGCAACCTCGCCGCGTGCCGGACGACCCTGCTCACCACGCTCAGCCAGGCGGTCGCGACCCCGGCGGCGACGACCTATCCGGGTGACGACCACTGCGCGGCCGGTGACCAGTGGTGCGCCGACACGGTGATCCACTCGGCGCTCGGCGGCATCGAGATGGACCCGATCAGCTGGCAGAACCGCCCGACCTATCAGCAGGTCGCGCAGTTCCCGGCGCACCGGGGCGACAGCCTCGTCAACCTCGCCAACGGCAAGACGGCGACGGCGTCGAGCACCCAGTTCCTCACCAGCAACACCCCGCCCAAGGCCGTCGACGCCAACAGCTCGACCCGCTGGTCGAGCAGCTACAGCGACAACCAGTGGATCAAGGTCGATCTCGGCTCGGCGCAGACCGTCGGCCGGGTCATCCTGCACTGGGAGTCGGCGTTCGGCCGCGCTTACCGCATCGAGGTCTCCACCGACAACGCGACCTGGACCACGGTGTGGTCGACGGCGAACGGCGACGGCGGCACCGATGTGGACGCGTTCGCTCCGGTGAGCGCGCGCTACGTCCGGATGACCGGTGTCACGCGGGGCACGTCCTACGGGTATTCGCTCTACGAGTTCGACATCTTCGGGCGGTGA
- a CDS encoding acyl carrier protein translates to MSTEVRQFILDAIEDMNYPMDDVDADTSLGSAGVALESLAVAELAVRVEDTYGVKFGDEEAEEISAMTIAELADAIVARRALSQA, encoded by the coding sequence ATGAGCACCGAGGTTCGCCAGTTCATCCTTGACGCCATCGAAGACATGAACTACCCGATGGACGACGTCGACGCCGACACCTCGCTGGGCTCTGCCGGTGTGGCGCTCGAATCCCTCGCCGTCGCCGAGCTCGCCGTCCGGGTGGAGGACACCTACGGCGTGAAGTTCGGCGACGAGGAGGCCGAGGAGATCTCCGCCATGACGATCGCCGAGCTCGCCGACGCGATCGTCGCGCGCCGCGCCCTGAGCCAGGCCTGA
- a CDS encoding class I adenylate-forming enzyme family protein: MGTATTAGPDWVDDTLLAGPDDQICLSFGTPIDRATLRAHVAQRQEVLAGLGLRRGGSVVLQLPPSLAYVANLLAAWRIGAQVALLDHRLTAFESDRALDRLAPQVVVRSADKLPGGLRAFYDITDAAQARPGGRPAGTDHAVLQLSSGSTGPSKVIGRTADALVAEVHRYTQIDGISLPGERIVLMASVVHVLGLVGGLMYSLHAGVELVLPERLTADAILKAVAAGAAPTTLLGVPFHIELLGSVNEARHLPMLKRMTTGGELVRAEVSRRFTDRYNVPLGNMYGMTEIGVIGTDLFGEHRPSILPAPGITVREQDGELLLAMPASPYVGLSDPTRFVDGWLHTKDAGRVDPETGLVTVLGRLDSQVSVGGLKVDLTEVEHTLAALPGVEGAVVVFDNGIEAYAIVPDADLAAALEGELAHRLAPFKRPRELHIVEQLPRTATGKLVRDRTVLRTAEPKPAP; encoded by the coding sequence ATGGGCACGGCAACAACGGCCGGACCAGATTGGGTCGACGACACACTGCTAGCCGGCCCCGATGACCAGATCTGCCTCAGTTTCGGCACCCCGATCGACCGAGCGACACTGCGGGCGCACGTCGCGCAGCGGCAGGAAGTCCTTGCGGGACTTGGCCTGCGCCGTGGCGGTTCCGTCGTGCTGCAGCTCCCGCCGTCGCTCGCCTACGTCGCCAACCTGCTCGCCGCCTGGCGCATCGGCGCACAGGTCGCGCTCCTGGACCACCGGCTGACGGCCTTCGAGTCCGACCGGGCACTCGACCGCCTCGCCCCGCAGGTCGTGGTCCGCTCCGCCGACAAGCTCCCCGGCGGCCTGCGCGCCTTCTATGACATCACCGACGCCGCGCAGGCCCGCCCCGGTGGCCGCCCGGCCGGGACCGACCACGCGGTGCTCCAGCTCAGCTCCGGTTCGACCGGGCCGTCCAAGGTGATCGGCCGGACGGCGGATGCGCTCGTCGCCGAGGTCCACCGCTACACGCAGATCGACGGCATCTCGCTCCCCGGTGAGCGGATCGTGCTGATGGCGTCGGTGGTGCACGTGCTCGGCCTCGTCGGCGGCCTGATGTACAGCCTGCACGCCGGTGTGGAGCTGGTGCTGCCGGAGCGGCTCACCGCCGACGCGATCCTCAAGGCGGTCGCCGCCGGTGCCGCGCCGACGACGCTGCTCGGTGTGCCGTTCCACATCGAGCTGCTCGGCTCGGTCAACGAGGCCCGGCACCTGCCGATGCTCAAGCGCATGACGACCGGCGGCGAGCTCGTTCGCGCCGAGGTGAGCCGGCGCTTCACCGACCGCTACAACGTGCCGCTGGGCAACATGTACGGGATGACCGAGATCGGCGTCATCGGCACCGACCTCTTCGGCGAGCACCGCCCGTCGATCCTGCCCGCCCCCGGCATCACGGTGCGGGAGCAGGACGGCGAGCTGCTGCTGGCGATGCCCGCTTCGCCGTATGTCGGGCTCAGCGACCCGACCCGCTTCGTCGACGGCTGGCTGCACACCAAGGACGCCGGCCGGGTCGACCCCGAGACCGGGCTCGTCACGGTGCTCGGGCGCCTCGACTCGCAGGTCTCCGTCGGCGGCCTCAAGGTCGACCTGACCGAGGTCGAGCACACCCTCGCGGCGCTGCCGGGTGTCGAGGGCGCGGTCGTCGTCTTCGACAACGGCATCGAGGCCTACGCCATCGTGCCGGACGCCGACCTCGCCGCCGCGCTAGAGGGCGAGCTGGCGCATCGCCTCGCGCCCTTCAAGCGCCCCCGCGAACTCCACATCGTCGAGCAGTTGCCCCGCACCGCCACGGGCAAGCTGGTCCGGGACCGGACGGTGCTGCGTACCGCCGAGCCGAAGCCCGCGCCATGA